The Antennarius striatus isolate MH-2024 chromosome 11, ASM4005453v1, whole genome shotgun sequence genome window below encodes:
- the LOC137604024 gene encoding urokinase-type plasminogen activator-like translates to MNLLVIFVIFAVYCVDLTFPRRWSEKRLQDNIKKTCRSGDGSSYRGFVSETALSRKCLKWNWFSNHWGLSKGLGNHNYCRNPDQSLMPWCHVRIGGKIVKEFCDIPRCSTATVKPPAAVDTELTCGERFENSVYKVVGGSFTSVESHPWIAAIFHKGRFLCGGSLIAPCWVVTAAHCFDDGDEIKIREISVYLGKKAINETDADKEQSFIVEKRIIHQKYEPNYNNDIALLKIKSRDGGCALRSASVRTVCLPPYHTKLPAGFQCSIAGFGNEKQGPWLHYSQYLKQAKVNVISQADCTQKSYYGDLITKNMFCAGSPDWSTDSCQGDSGGPLVCEVSGRMFLFGVVSWGDGCARRNKPGVYTTVTNYNKWIAAKTGHSKFTRGFMYPTK, encoded by the exons ATGAACCTGCTGGTCATCTTTGTCATCTTTGCAGTGTACTGTGTTGATCTG ACTTTTCCTCGAAGATGGTCCGAAAAGAGACTCCAGGACAATATCAAGA aGACGTGTCGGTCTGGAGATGGGAGCAGCTACAGAGGATTTGTTTCAGAGACAGCGTTGAGCAGGAAATGTCTTAAGTGGAATTGGTTCAGTAATCACTGGGGACTTTCAAAGGGACTTGGTAACCATAATTACTGCAG GAATCCTGACCAGAGCTTGATGCCATGGTGCCATGTTCGGATAGGAGGGAAGATTGTGAAGGAATTCTGCGATATTCCTAGAT GTTCTACAGCAACTGTAAAACCTCCTGCTGCTGTGGATACAG AGCTGACATGTGGTGAAAGGTTTGAGAACAGTGTGTATAAAGTCGTGGGTGGTTCGTTCACATCCGTGGAGTCTCACCCATGGATTGCTGCTATCTTTCATAAGGGACGTTTCTTGTGCGGTGGTTCTCTCATTGCACCATGTTGGGTTGTCACAGCAGCACATTGCTTTGATGATGG GGATGAGATCAAAATCCGGGAAATATCAGTATACCTCGGGAAGAAGGCCATAAATGAAACGGATGCTGACAAGGAACAGAGCTTCATTGTAGAAAAACGTATCATCCACCAAAAATACGAGCCCAACTACAACAATGACATAG CACTTTTGAAGATCAAAAGCAGAGATGGAGGATGTGCATTGAGGTCAGCGTCTGTAAGGACAGTGTGCCTTCCTCCATATCACACCAAGCTTCCTGCAGGGTTTCAGTGCAGCATTGCAGGATTTGGGAATGAGAAGCAGG GGCCGTGGCTACATTATTCACAGTACCTAAAACAGGCCAAGGTGAACGTGATCTCTCAGGCTGACTGCACACAGAAATCATACTACGGTGATCTAATCACTAAGAACATGTTTTGTGCAGGGAGCCCTGACTGGAGCACTGATTCCTGCCAG GGTGACTCTGGTGGTCCGCTGGTGTGTGAAGTGTCCGGTCGGATGTTTCTGTTCGGGGTGGTGAGCTGGGGTGATGGCTGTGCCAGGAGGAACAAACCAGGGGTTTACACTACGGTTACCAATTACAACAAGTGGATCGCAGCAAAAACAGGTCACTCCAAGTTCACAAGAGGATTCATGTATCCCACAAAATAA